Part of the Acidimicrobiia bacterium genome is shown below.
AGCGTGGCGGCGATCCTCGCCGGTCTCGCGACGGATGCCCTGCACGGCGTGCGCTGGCCCGTCATCGGCCACCTCCCGGGCGCGCGCGTCGTGCTCCTCGGCGCGGGCCTCATCACGGTCCTCGCGTCCGTCCTCATCAAGACGCAGGCGCCGGGCCCCGCCCAACGCGACGGCACCGCGCGCCGCGACCGCCCGAGCCACGCCGCCGCCTGACGCCGCGTTGGTACACAAGTCGCGGTCCCAGGCGCGAGTTGTGTACCAACCGGGGTGTGATCGCGGCGCGCGCCGACGGTCAGCGGCCGGCGGGTTCCTTGGGGCGCGCGGGCGGGGTGTCGCTCGGCGGTGCGGGGCGCCGGCGGTTCCCGACCCGGGCGAGCACGACGGCGAGGATCGCGCCGAACAGCGTGCGCAGCGCGGACGCGATGCCGTGCACGATCCCGCCACCCGCGGCCGACACCGCGCGCCCCACCGCGCGCCCGGCCTTGACACCGCGCGGCGGCTGCTGCTCGGTCGGCGTCTGGTACGGCCCGATCGGGATCGCGGTCTCGGCCTCCTCCTCGGCGACATGGCCGCTCGCCTTGACGTCGCGGCACAGCTTCCACGTGAACAGGCCGACCGCGATCGGCAACACGATCACGAGGATCCGCAGCGCGTAGACCATCGTGATGATGTCGACGTGCATCACCTGCGCGATCACGTCGTCGGCTCCCGACGCGAGCAGCACGAAGTAGAACGCGAGCATCCCGGCGCCGATCGCGGTGCGCACAGGGCGGTCGGTCGGGCGGTCGAGCAGATGGTGCTCCGCGTGGTCGCGCGTGAAGAACGCCTCGACGAACGGCCACAGGTACAGCAGCAGGAACGTGACGCCGGGGATCGCGACCGCCGGCCAGAACACCTCGGGAACGTTGTACGGGCCGAGGTGGACGTAGAACGGCGGCGTGATGCGAAGTGCGCCCTCGATCCATCCGAGGTACCAGTCGGGCTGCGCGGCAGTGCTGACCGCGGGCGCGTGGAACGGCCCGTACAGCCAGATCGGGTTGATCTGCGCGACGCCGCCGAGCGCGGCGAGCACGCCGAAGATGATCGCGAACAGGCCGAGGCTCTTGAACGTGTACGTCGGCCACAGTCGCGACCCGACGACGTTGTCCTCGCGTCGCGCGCGCCCGGGGAACTGGCTGTGCTTCTGGCGCCAGAGGATCGCGAGGTGCGCGCCGATCAGACCGGCGATCAATGCCGGCAGGATCAGCACGTGGATGATGAACAGCCGCGAGACGATCGACGTCGCCGGGAACTCGCCCCCGAAGACGAGGAACGCGATCCACGTCCCGATGACGGGGATCGACAGCGCGATCGAGTACGCGATGCGCAGCCCCGTGCCTGACAGCAGGTCGTCGGGCATCGAGTAGCCGGCGAAGCCGTTCGCGATGACGAGGATCAGCAACGTCACGCCGATGATCCAGTTGATCTCCCGCGGACGGCGGAACGCGCCGGTGAAGAAGATGCGACACAGGTGGCACACGATCGCGGCGACGAACAGCAGCGCCGCCCAGTGGTGCATCTGGCGGAACACCATGCCCGCGCGCACGTCGAAGCTGATGCGGATCGTCGACCGGTACGCCTCGGACATCCGGACGCCGTTCAACGGCTTGTAGTGCCCGTGGTACACGACCTCGTGGAGGCTCGTGTTGAAGAAGAACGTGAGGTAGATCCCGGTCAGGACGAGGATCACGAAGCAGTAGAGCGCGATCTCGCCCAACATGAACGACCACTGGTCGGGGAACACCTTGTTGAGCGTGTGCCGCATGAACTTCGACGCGCCGAGGCGGTCGTCGAACCAGCGGGCGATGCGCTTCGTGATCACCGCGTCAGCCCAGTGTGTAGAGGTACGCGGTGATGTCGCGCGCCTGGCTCGCGGACACACCGAGGTTCGGCATGTCGTTGCCCCGCACCACGCTCTGCGGATCCTGGATCCAGTGCTCCAGGTTGTTCGCGGTGTTCGGCAGCATCCCTGCGATGTAGCCGCGACGGCTGAACTTGATCAGCGGCGGGCCGACGAGCCCGTTGGCGCCCTTGACCCCCGGGATGGTGTGGCAGCTCCCGCAGCCGAAGTGCTCGATCGCGCGCTTGCCCTGGTCCGCGCTGCCGCCCGGGACGGTGCGGACCTGCGGGTTGCGGCCCGAGTGGCAACCGCCGAGCAGCAGGCCGAGACCCAACGCGACGGCCGCGACTGTCGTGATGCCCGCCCGCGCGCGTCCCCTCCTCGCGGTCACCGCATCACCTCCATCGTCGGGACGACGACCGGCTCGCCCGAGGGGTGCCTGCGGTCGACGGCCTGCAGCCACGACGCGAACAGGACGATGCCCGCGACGATGCTCGCGAACCCGCCGAACGCCCACATGACGACGCCCGCCATCTGCTGGTCGGCGAGCGCGGCGGACGCCGACCCGTGGATGTACGCGTGGTACCAGGGCGCTTTGGCGCTGATCATCGCGACGCCGAGCAGCGTCCCGGGGAACCACGCTGCGGCGACGGCGAAGATGCCGGCACCGTGGCGCGACCTCCATCCGGTGCACGCGACGACCCACCAGAACGCGAACGCCGTCAGCAGGAAGCTGAGGTGCTCGAGCCCGTGCAGCAGCGGATGACGCAGCGCGCCGTCGTACGCGGCGGGGAGGTGCCACGCGAACAGCGCGGTCGTCTGCAGGACGAGCGTGACTGCGATCCACACGAACCAGCCCGCGCCGTATTGCGTCCGCAGCACGCGGCGCCACCAACGGGAGACCCGCGCGCGCGTCGGGTCGTCGAGCGCCCAGAGGAGGGCCGTGAACGGCTCGCCCGCCGCGAGCAGCGGCGCCGCGACGCTCAGTAGCACGACGTGCTGGATCATGTGCATCGTGAGGCTGTGGTCCGCACGCGCGTCGATCGGGCCGACGAGCACCGCGGCCGTCGCCACGAGCCCGAGCGCGAACAGCGCGACCTGCTGGACGTGGACGAGCCGCCCCCGGCCCGCGCGGCTCCACGCGCGCGACACGCCCGCGCCGTAGGCCGCGGCGAGCGCGGCGACGAGCGCGAGCGGACCGAGCTCGGTCATCAGTACCGCACTCCGTGCAGCACGTTGACGTACACCTCTTCGAGCACGATCAGCGCGAGGTTGGCGATCCCGATGATCATGCCGAGCTCGCCGAGGAAGCGGACCCGCCCCGCGAGGTCCGGACGGTCCTCACCCCGCCCGCCCCAGCGCATCATCAGGAAGGACAGGTACATCGCGGACAGGGTCACGAGACCGGTGACGATCGTGATGATGTGCAGCCACCAGATCGCGCCGGGAACGTTGTCCGAGTACTTCGTCAGCGCGGTGAGCCCGACGAGGTGCACGGTCCACGCGCCGATCGGCGCGGTGAGCGCGTACCAGACCAGCACGCCCCGTTCGGGGAACTCGCGCACGCGCAGGCTCGGGATGCTCACGACCGCCCGACCTCCTATCTCCCGAAGTGCGGCGAGACGATCAGGGACAGGAACACGAAGATCCACACGCCGTCGACGAAGTGCCAGTACAAGCTGAAGATCTCGACCGTCTTGTGGTGCTCCTCGTTGACCCTCCCGAGCCAGACCTTCAGCTGGACGACCGAGCTGATCGCGAGACCGACGAGCACGTGCAGCGCGTGCAGGCCGACGGTCACGTAGAAGATCGAGCCGTACGCGTTGTCACGCCACCCGAAGTGCAGCTTCAGGAAGTCGTCGACCGTGTGGTACAGGAACGCCGCGCCCATCACCCACGCCAGCGCGAGCCCGATCTTCAGCCTCGTCACGTCGCCGCGCTCGATCGCGCGCTCGCCCCAGATGACAGGGACGCTCGAGCCGATCAGGACGACGGAGTAGATCGACGACTGCTTCAGCTCGGGCAGCTCGATCCCGCCCAGCGGCCACTCCTTCGACGCGGCGCGCAGGAAGAAGTACGTCGCGAGGAGGCAGAGGAAGATCATCGCCTCGGTCGCGATCACGGTGGCGACGCCCCACCACGCGGTCGAGTAGCCGCGCACGCGGTCGCGTCCCGTCACCCGCCGGACGGGGTGCGGCGGCGCAGAGCCGGAGACCGGGACGACGGCGCCGGCATCCGCGGCGGTCATTCGCCGACTCTCCAGGTCCACCACATGGCGGCGATCACGCCGACCACGACACCCGTCACGCCCACGACCGCGGCTCGCACGAGGAGGCCGCAGAAGAACACGGCGATGCCGAGCGCGACGACGAACGGGAGGTACGTCTCGTGCGGGATCTCGAACGTCGCCTCCGGCTCGGCGGTCAGCCCGTCACTGAAGGCGGTCTCGCGTTCGGTGGTGCCGACGGTCCCGAGGCTCCGCGTCGACTCCGTCGCACCCGACGCCGCGACGGGCAGCGGTTGCTCCTCCCACAGCGGGTGCCGGCTGTTCACCACCGGGATCGCCGCGAAGTTGTACTCGGGCGGCGGCGAGCTCGTCGCCCACTCGAGCGAGTCCGCGCCCCACGGGTTGTCGATCGCCTTCTCCCCGCGCTTCATCGACCAGACGAAGTTGATCAGCGAGAGCAGCACGCCGACCGCGAACACGAAGGAGAAGATGCTGACGATCATGTTCAGCGCGTCCCACCCGAGCCCGGAGTGGTACGTGTACACACGCCGCGGCATGCCGAGGAAGCCGAGGATGTGCATCGGGAAGAACGTCATGTTGAACCCGATGAACATGATCCAGAAGCTGATCTTGCCGAGCCGCTCGGACATCATGCGGCCGGTGATCTTCGGTATCCACAGGTACATCGCGCCGAAGATCGGGAAGACGACCGCGCCGTTCAGCACGTAGTGGAAGTGCGCGACGACGAAGTAGCTGTCCGTCACCTGCCAGTCGAACGGCAGCACCGCGACCATGACGCCCGAGATGCCGCCGGCCAGGAAGATGAGCAGGAAGCCCATCGCGAACAGCATTGGCGTCGTGAATCTCACGACGCCGTGCCACATCGTGGATATCCACGCGAAGAACTGCACCCCGCTCGGGATCGTGATGAGGAAGCTCACCCCCGAGAAGAACGACATCGCGAGCGCGGGCATCCCCGTCGCGAACATGTGGTGAACCCACACGCCGAAGCTCATGAACGCGACGAGCACGAGCGCGCTGACGATCCAGATGTATCCCGTCAACGCGTGACGGCTGAAGATCGGGATGATCATCGAGATCATCCCGGTCGCGGGGACGAAGAGGATGTACACCTCCGGATGCCCCCAGAACCAGAACAGGTGCTGGTACAGCAGCGTGCTGCCACCGAGCGCGGGGTTGAAGAACTGGGTGCCGAACAGCCGGTCGAACTCGAGCAGCGCGGCCGCGACGGTCACGGCCGGCACGGCGAAGATCACCATGAACGAGAAGACGACCATCGACCACACGAACACCGGGATCCGGTTGAGCGTCATCCCCGGACATCGCATCTTGAACGTCGTGACGATGAAGTTCACCGCGCCGACCGTCGTCGAGATGCCGATGAACACGACCCCCAGCCCCCAGAAGTCCATGTTGATCCCGGGCGAGAACGGTCGTGTCGTGAGCGGCGTGTACGCGAACCAGCCGCCGTCCGGCGCGCTGCCGATGATGTAGCTCGCGTACATGAAGATCCCCGACATGACGAAGATCCAGTACGAGAAGGCGTTCAGCCGCGGGAACGCCATGTCGCGCGTCCCGAGCATCAGCGGCACGAGGTAGTTCCCGAACCCCGCCAGGATCGGCGTGTTGAACAGGAAGATCATCGTCGTGCCGTGCATCGTGAAGAACTCGTTGTACGTGCTCGGGGAGAGCACGTGGTTCTCCGGCTCGGCGAGCTGCACGCGCATGATCAGCGCGGTGATGCCGGCCATGAAGAAGAAGATGAAGGCCGTGTAGATGTAGCGCTTGCCGATGCGCTTGTGATCGACCGTCGCGAAGAACCCCGGGATGCCGGGTGCCTCCTCGCCCCACCCCTTCTCGAGCTCCTCGGGCGGGATCGGCGGCGCGATGATCGGCGTGTCCGTGGTCGCCATGCGGCTCCTACTTCAAGCTCTGGAGATACGCGACGACGGCATGCAGGTCGCTCGACGACAGCGACTGCGGTGGCATCTGGTTGCCCGGCTTCACGGTCTGCGGGTTCGCGATCCAGCCCGACAGGTATCCCGCGTTGTTCGGGATCGTCGCCGCGCCGAGCGTCGTCCGCTGACCGACGTCGGTCAGGTCCGGGCCGACGTCGCCCTGCGCCTGGGTGTCCTTGATCGTGTGACACCCGGCGCACGCGGAGTTCATGAAGACGAACTGGCCGCGCGCCTGCTCCTCGGTCAGGTCGCGTGGCGGGAGGATGCTCTCGCGCTCGGCCCAGCGTCCGAAGTCGCCGGGCGTCTGCGCGATCACGAGGAACTGCATGTTGGCGTGCTGCGTGCCGCAGTACTCCGCGCAGAGCCCGCGGTAGGTGCCCGGCTTCCGCACCGTGACGTTGAGGTAGTTGTTCTGCCCCGGGATCGTGTCGACCTTGCCGGCGATCTGCGGGACCCAGAAGCTGTGGATCACGTTGTCGGAGGTCAGCTTGAACGAGAGCGGCTGGCCGACCGGCACGTGGATCTCGTTCGCCGTCGTGATGCCGAGGCTCGGGTAGCTGACGGCCCACCACCACCGCTTGCCGACGACGTCGATGCGCAGCGCGTTCGACGACGGCTTCCGCACGGCCGCGGTCGTGTGCACCGTGAAGCCCGCGATCGTCATGAGGATGAGCGTCGGGACGACGATCCCGCCGACCCAGATGAACGCGTCGGGCGTGATGCGCGTGGGGCGTCCGTGACGGGTGCCGCGCCCGCGGAACGCGGCGATGAGGATGAACGACCCGACGACCGCGTACACGCCGGCCGCGAGGCCGAACATGACCCACCACAGCCCCGAGACCGTGTGCGACTCGGACCCGTTCCCGCCGAGGATCGCGGGCGACTTCTTCTCGCTGCACGCGCCGAGCAGGACGGTCGCGACGACGACCGCGCCGACGAGCAGCGCGCGCTGCCTGCGGCGCGTCACTGCTTCCCGCTCGTGTGTCGTGGACGGTTCCAGAACGACGGCCCGATCGGCTCGTGGAAGTCGCTCTGCGCGACGAGATATCCGTCCTGGATCGCGAGTGGGAGCTGGGGGAGCGCGCGGAACGCGGGACCGAACACGACCTTCGCGCCGTTCAGCACGTCGAAGGCCGACTGGTGGCACGGGCACAGCAGCTGGTGCGACTGCGCCTGGTAGAGCCCGACGGGACATCCCGCGTGCGTGCACACCTTCGAGTACGCGATGAAGCCGTCCGGCGACCAGGTCCCGCGCCCGGGACGCGGTCGGATCAGCCCGGACTCGATGTGCATCAGGACGATCTGACCGTCCGCGGAGTCCGTGTGACCTTCGGGGAACGCGGTCACGAGCCCCTCGATGGGCACGTCCTCGGGGCGGATCGGTGTGCCGTCCTCCGTCACGAGGCGCTTGCCCCGCCGCCAGGGCGTCGTCAGCAGCGCGTCGCCGGGAGCGGGCCCGAGCGACGCGATCGGGAACAGCGCCGCGATGCCGAGCGACCCGGCCGCCGCGACGAGCCCACCGATGATGAGCCGCCGGCGCGTGACGAGCCCCTCGCGCTGGAAGTCCTGCGTGAACAGCGTGAGCTCCTGCTCGCCGCTCGGCAACGGCTCGCGCGGCTCCTCGTACGGGCCGTGCGGCATGAGACGGTGCGCCCACGTCACGAAGCTGAACCCGAGGCCGCACAGCGCGACGCCGAGCAGGATCCCCTCGGCCTGCGGTTGCCCGCCGATCACGTAGACCCAGGTGAGCCCGACGCCGCCGAGGAAGCACAGCACGAACCCGAACAGGATCGCGGCCTCACCGCCGCGGTCGCGTCGCTGCGTGGCCGCGCGCGTGCTGCTCGGCTCGTGCGCTTCGCGCTCGGTCGTCATGTCTTCGTCCCGATCCAGCGGACCGCGACGAGGAGCAGGCCCATCGCGATCACCCAGGCGACGAGGCCCTCGGCGAGCGGGCCGAGGAACCACAGGGGCAGACCACCGCGGTCGTGGGGCTGGCGCAGGTACCGCACGTACGCGACGACGTCGTTCATCTGGTCCTGGCTGAGCGCCGCGGTCCCGAACGCGGGCATCGTGCCGGGACCCGACCGGATCGCCTCCGCGATCTGCAGGTCGGTCGCGGGATGTGTCGTCGGCGCGGCGCGGTAGAGGAGCGCGCCGCCGCGTCCGGACCACTCGTGGCACGCCGCGCAGTTCAGCCGGAACAGCTCACCGCCTCGGCCGAGGTCGGCGTTGCTCGTGTCGACCGAGGGGATGTCCGGGCCGCCGTTGCCCGCGAGGCCGTACACGTAGTCGACGAGCGCCTCCTGCACCGACCGGGGGTACTTCGGCGTGTGGCGATCGGTCTTCGCGGTCGGCGACGACAGCGGCATCCGACCCGTCGACAGCTCGTAGTCGATCGACGCCCGTCCGAAGCCGCGCAGGTCGGGACCGTTGTTCGTGCCGCGCGCGTCGTTGCCGTGGCAGACCGCGCAGTCGCGCAGGAAGATCGCCTTGGGGTCGGTGGTCGGATCGGCCGCCGTACGCCGGGACGCCGACGAATCCGCGCGCGCGGTGCCGCCGAGGAGCATCGGGACCATGGCCGCGGCGACGGCGACGGGAACGGCGAGCAACGCGGCCTCGATCGCCCGCCGAAGGCTCACGCGGCCCGCTCCGTCGCCTGCCTCCCCTCCCGACGCACGAGGGCCGTAGTGCCCGCCTCCCGGGAAGCCCAAACGCGCGACTTACGTGAGAATGTCGGGGGTCGAGAGGTTCGGGACGCCCGGGGAGGCCGCCATGGGGACGACGGCGAGGGATCGCGGCTACGAGTGCATCCTCGTCGAGCGCGACGCCGACTTCGTCACGATCACGATGAACCTGCCCGCGCGCCGCAACGCGCTGTCGCTCGAGCACCTGCAGGAGCTGCTCGACGCGTTCGCGTGTGCAGGGCGGAGCGACGCGCGCGGCGTCGTCCTCGCCGGGAACGGGCCCGTCTTCTCCGCCGGTCACGACTTCGCCGACATGGCCGGCAACGACCTCGCCGCGATGCGCGCCCTCCTCCAGACCTGCACCGACGTCATGACGACGATGCAGCGCATCCCGCAACCCGTCGTCGCCCGCGTGCACGGGCTGGCGACCGCCGCGGGCTGCCAGCTCGTCGCGTCCGCAGACCTCGCGGTCGCGTCGACCGACGCCGGGTTCGCGGTGCCGGGCGGGCGGGGTGGATGGTTCTGCACGACGCCGCTGGTCGCGCTGGGCCGGAACGTCGGCCGCAAGCGCGCGCTCGAGATGGCGATGACGGGCGACGTGATCGACGCCGCGACCGCGGCCGACTGGGGTCTCGTCAACCACGTCGTGCCTCCGGACGAGCTCGACCGCGCGACGCGCGACCTGCTCGCGCGCGCGACTCGGGGCAGCGCGCTGTCGAAGGGCATCGGCAAGCAGGCGTTCTACGCGCAGATCGACCTCGACCAGCCGAAGGCGTATGCGTACGCGATCGAGGTCATGGCGGCCGCGAGCCAGACCGACGACGCGCGCGAAGGCGTCGCCGCGTTCCTCGAGAAGCGCCCGCCACGCTTCCACGGCGATGACCGCGGGTTCGGGTGACGGGCATCCGCGCCGTGCTGTTCGACATCGGCGACACGCTGTTCGGCCGGGCCGGTGGTCACCGCAGCATCGTCGAGGAAGCCGCAGCACTCGGCGTCGACGTCACCGACGAGGACGCGCGGCGTCTCTGGGCCGAGATCCAGGCGCTCGCGCGGACTCCGCAGGAGCTCGCCAAGGGACGTGACCTCTCGGCTGACGCGCACCGTGAGGCGTGGACCGCGCTGTACAGCGCGGCCGATGTGCTGGTGGACGGGCTCGGCCGCGCGCTCTACGAGCGCGAGATCGATCCGGCACGGTGGGTCCCGTACACCGACACGGGCGCGACGCTGCACACGCTCGCACGCTCCGGGCTGCGGCTCGGCGTCGTGAGCGACACGGGGTGGGACTACCGCCGCGTGCTCGCGCGGCACGGCTGGCTCGACCTGTTCGACTCGATCGTCTTCTCGTGCGACCACGGCGCGCAGAAGCCCGAACCGGCCCTGTTCCGCACCGCGTGCGACGAGCTCGGCGTGCACCCGGCCGAGACGGTCATGGTCGGCGACAACGCGCTCACGGACGGCGGTGCCGTGCTGGCCGGTCTCAGCGTGCTGCTCCTGCCCGTCGTCGAACCGGGGACGCGCCGGGGGCTCGATGCCGTCGTTCGCCTCGCGGTCGGCGGTGACGGCACGCGTTGACCGCGCCGCGCGGCGCTTCGTAACGTCGCCGTCGGCCGGCGACACCGGGGGGATGAGCCATGGACGG
Proteins encoded:
- a CDS encoding cytochrome b N-terminal domain-containing protein; the protein is MITKRIARWFDDRLGASKFMRHTLNKVFPDQWSFMLGEIALYCFVILVLTGIYLTFFFNTSLHEVVYHGHYKPLNGVRMSEAYRSTIRISFDVRAGMVFRQMHHWAALLFVAAIVCHLCRIFFTGAFRRPREINWIIGVTLLILVIANGFAGYSMPDDLLSGTGLRIAYSIALSIPVIGTWIAFLVFGGEFPATSIVSRLFIIHVLILPALIAGLIGAHLAILWRQKHSQFPGRARREDNVVGSRLWPTYTFKSLGLFAIIFGVLAALGGVAQINPIWLYGPFHAPAVSTAAQPDWYLGWIEGALRITPPFYVHLGPYNVPEVFWPAVAIPGVTFLLLYLWPFVEAFFTRDHAEHHLLDRPTDRPVRTAIGAGMLAFYFVLLASGADDVIAQVMHVDIITMVYALRILVIVLPIAVGLFTWKLCRDVKASGHVAEEEAETAIPIGPYQTPTEQQPPRGVKAGRAVGRAVSAAGGGIVHGIASALRTLFGAILAVVLARVGNRRRPAPPSDTPPARPKEPAGR
- a CDS encoding c-type cytochrome, producing MTARRGRARAGITTVAAVALGLGLLLGGCHSGRNPQVRTVPGGSADQGKRAIEHFGCGSCHTIPGVKGANGLVGPPLIKFSRRGYIAGMLPNTANNLEHWIQDPQSVVRGNDMPNLGVSASQARDITAYLYTLG
- a CDS encoding cytochrome c oxidase assembly protein, with amino-acid sequence MTELGPLALVAALAAAYGAGVSRAWSRAGRGRLVHVQQVALFALGLVATAAVLVGPIDARADHSLTMHMIQHVVLLSVAAPLLAAGEPFTALLWALDDPTRARVSRWWRRVLRTQYGAGWFVWIAVTLVLQTTALFAWHLPAAYDGALRHPLLHGLEHLSFLLTAFAFWWVVACTGWRSRHGAGIFAVAAAWFPGTLLGVAMISAKAPWYHAYIHGSASAALADQQMAGVVMWAFGGFASIVAGIVLFASWLQAVDRRHPSGEPVVVPTMEVMR
- a CDS encoding cytochrome c oxidase subunit 3 produces the protein MTAADAGAVVPVSGSAPPHPVRRVTGRDRVRGYSTAWWGVATVIATEAMIFLCLLATYFFLRAASKEWPLGGIELPELKQSSIYSVVLIGSSVPVIWGERAIERGDVTRLKIGLALAWVMGAAFLYHTVDDFLKLHFGWRDNAYGSIFYVTVGLHALHVLVGLAISSVVQLKVWLGRVNEEHHKTVEIFSLYWHFVDGVWIFVFLSLIVSPHFGR
- the ctaD gene encoding cytochrome c oxidase subunit I — encoded protein: MATTDTPIIAPPIPPEELEKGWGEEAPGIPGFFATVDHKRIGKRYIYTAFIFFFMAGITALIMRVQLAEPENHVLSPSTYNEFFTMHGTTMIFLFNTPILAGFGNYLVPLMLGTRDMAFPRLNAFSYWIFVMSGIFMYASYIIGSAPDGGWFAYTPLTTRPFSPGINMDFWGLGVVFIGISTTVGAVNFIVTTFKMRCPGMTLNRIPVFVWSMVVFSFMVIFAVPAVTVAAALLEFDRLFGTQFFNPALGGSTLLYQHLFWFWGHPEVYILFVPATGMISMIIPIFSRHALTGYIWIVSALVLVAFMSFGVWVHHMFATGMPALAMSFFSGVSFLITIPSGVQFFAWISTMWHGVVRFTTPMLFAMGFLLIFLAGGISGVMVAVLPFDWQVTDSYFVVAHFHYVLNGAVVFPIFGAMYLWIPKITGRMMSERLGKISFWIMFIGFNMTFFPMHILGFLGMPRRVYTYHSGLGWDALNMIVSIFSFVFAVGVLLSLINFVWSMKRGEKAIDNPWGADSLEWATSSPPPEYNFAAIPVVNSRHPLWEEQPLPVAASGATESTRSLGTVGTTERETAFSDGLTAEPEATFEIPHETYLPFVVALGIAVFFCGLLVRAAVVGVTGVVVGVIAAMWWTWRVGE
- the coxB gene encoding cytochrome c oxidase subunit II, which encodes MTRRRQRALLVGAVVVATVLLGACSEKKSPAILGGNGSESHTVSGLWWVMFGLAAGVYAVVGSFILIAAFRGRGTRHGRPTRITPDAFIWVGGIVVPTLILMTIAGFTVHTTAAVRKPSSNALRIDVVGKRWWWAVSYPSLGITTANEIHVPVGQPLSFKLTSDNVIHSFWVPQIAGKVDTIPGQNNYLNVTVRKPGTYRGLCAEYCGTQHANMQFLVIAQTPGDFGRWAERESILPPRDLTEEQARGQFVFMNSACAGCHTIKDTQAQGDVGPDLTDVGQRTTLGAATIPNNAGYLSGWIANPQTVKPGNQMPPQSLSSSDLHAVVAYLQSLK
- a CDS encoding Rieske 2Fe-2S domain-containing protein, which encodes MTTEREAHEPSSTRAATQRRDRGGEAAILFGFVLCFLGGVGLTWVYVIGGQPQAEGILLGVALCGLGFSFVTWAHRLMPHGPYEEPREPLPSGEQELTLFTQDFQREGLVTRRRLIIGGLVAAAGSLGIAALFPIASLGPAPGDALLTTPWRRGKRLVTEDGTPIRPEDVPIEGLVTAFPEGHTDSADGQIVLMHIESGLIRPRPGRGTWSPDGFIAYSKVCTHAGCPVGLYQAQSHQLLCPCHQSAFDVLNGAKVVFGPAFRALPQLPLAIQDGYLVAQSDFHEPIGPSFWNRPRHTSGKQ
- a CDS encoding c-type cytochrome encodes the protein MSLRRAIEAALLAVPVAVAAAMVPMLLGGTARADSSASRRTAADPTTDPKAIFLRDCAVCHGNDARGTNNGPDLRGFGRASIDYELSTGRMPLSSPTAKTDRHTPKYPRSVQEALVDYVYGLAGNGGPDIPSVDTSNADLGRGGELFRLNCAACHEWSGRGGALLYRAAPTTHPATDLQIAEAIRSGPGTMPAFGTAALSQDQMNDVVAYVRYLRQPHDRGGLPLWFLGPLAEGLVAWVIAMGLLLVAVRWIGTKT
- a CDS encoding enoyl-CoA hydratase-related protein yields the protein MGTTARDRGYECILVERDADFVTITMNLPARRNALSLEHLQELLDAFACAGRSDARGVVLAGNGPVFSAGHDFADMAGNDLAAMRALLQTCTDVMTTMQRIPQPVVARVHGLATAAGCQLVASADLAVASTDAGFAVPGGRGGWFCTTPLVALGRNVGRKRALEMAMTGDVIDAATAADWGLVNHVVPPDELDRATRDLLARATRGSALSKGIGKQAFYAQIDLDQPKAYAYAIEVMAAASQTDDAREGVAAFLEKRPPRFHGDDRGFG
- a CDS encoding HAD family hydrolase, coding for MTGIRAVLFDIGDTLFGRAGGHRSIVEEAAALGVDVTDEDARRLWAEIQALARTPQELAKGRDLSADAHREAWTALYSAADVLVDGLGRALYEREIDPARWVPYTDTGATLHTLARSGLRLGVVSDTGWDYRRVLARHGWLDLFDSIVFSCDHGAQKPEPALFRTACDELGVHPAETVMVGDNALTDGGAVLAGLSVLLLPVVEPGTRRGLDAVVRLAVGGDGTR